In Oceanobacillus sp. FSL K6-2867, one DNA window encodes the following:
- a CDS encoding amidohydrolase: MRSKLMEMLEARKDEMIEIRRYLHENPELSFEEEKTAQYIADFYNGKDVKVETNVGNGHGIIVTIVGGKPGKTIGLRADFDALPITEEADVPFKSKNEGVMHACGHDAHTAYLLVLADCLIQLKEELNGTIKIIHQHAEEVPPGGAKSIVESGKLDDLDAIFGIHVLPMDPAGVVGYRSGYAFNGRSYFKLKIQGTGGHGSSPHTANDSIVAGAHFVTVVQTIISRRLNPMDPGVVTIGSFDGKGTFNVIKDSVELEGDIRYMSTESQKIIETEFKRIVKGIEAEFGVECTLEYKADYPPLYNTPEFTQLVAESLNNANDKDIKEVKQYPPLAPSEDFAYYLEKIPGSYFFIGCTPKGVEKPYFNHHPKFDIDEDAILVAAKAVGHVVCSYFEKNE; the protein is encoded by the coding sequence ATGAGAAGTAAATTGATGGAAATGTTAGAAGCACGGAAAGATGAAATGATTGAAATTCGTCGTTACTTGCATGAAAATCCAGAGCTTTCATTTGAAGAGGAAAAAACTGCTCAATATATTGCCGACTTTTACAATGGTAAAGATGTAAAAGTGGAAACAAATGTTGGTAACGGCCACGGAATCATTGTAACAATTGTCGGTGGAAAACCAGGAAAAACAATCGGATTAAGAGCGGACTTTGATGCCCTTCCAATTACGGAAGAGGCGGATGTCCCTTTTAAATCCAAAAATGAAGGGGTTATGCATGCGTGCGGTCATGATGCCCATACAGCATACTTGCTTGTTCTAGCTGATTGTTTAATCCAGCTTAAAGAAGAGTTAAACGGTACGATTAAAATAATTCATCAGCATGCAGAGGAGGTTCCGCCGGGTGGAGCGAAAAGCATTGTGGAATCCGGTAAGCTAGATGACTTAGATGCAATTTTTGGTATTCATGTACTTCCGATGGATCCTGCTGGAGTCGTCGGGTACCGCAGTGGATATGCATTTAATGGCAGATCTTACTTTAAGTTGAAAATTCAAGGTACTGGAGGACATGGCTCATCACCACATACCGCAAATGACTCTATTGTCGCAGGTGCTCATTTTGTAACAGTGGTCCAAACTATTATAAGTCGCCGTTTAAACCCGATGGACCCTGGTGTTGTAACGATTGGATCCTTTGATGGAAAAGGAACATTTAATGTCATTAAAGACAGCGTGGAGCTTGAGGGTGACATTCGGTACATGAGCACGGAAAGTCAAAAAATTATTGAGACGGAGTTTAAGCGGATTGTAAAAGGGATTGAAGCAGAATTTGGAGTAGAATGTACCCTGGAATACAAAGCAGATTATCCGCCATTGTACAACACTCCGGAGTTTACACAGCTGGTAGCAGAAAGCTTGAATAACGCGAACGATAAAGATATTAAAGAGGTAAAACAATATCCACCTCTTGCACCGTCAGAGGACTTTGCTTACTATTTGGAAAAAATACCTGGCAGTTACTTTTTTATCGGATGTACACCAAAAGGCGTAGAAAAGCCTTACTTTAATCACCATCCGAAATTTGATATCGATGAGGACGCCATTCTTGTCGCTGCTAAAGCGGTCGGTCATGTGGTATGCAGTTATTTTGAAAAAAATGAATAA
- a CDS encoding MFS transporter → MDTAYKGTNKMIIGIVFGVITFWLFAQSMVNIVPAVQSDLGVSLSTINVAISLTALFSGMFIVVAGGLADRIGRKKITYAGLILSIIGSLLLVLANGSILLILGRIFQGLSAAAIMPATIALVKEYFEGEDRQRALSYWSIGSWGGSGFCSFFGGAIATSMGWKWIFIFSIVFALLAMWLIKDTPESKAETTGSFKFDFGGLGIFIVTMLALNVFITQGASFGWTSFLTIALAAITVIGVIAFIKYEAKRDNALIDFKMFKSKAYTGATISNFLLNAVAGTLVVANTYVQVGRGFSAFQSGMLSIGYLVAVLGMIRVGEKIMQKTGARKPMVWGTFLTLIGVGVMGLTFLPDLMYTIVVFIGFILFGLGLGMYATPSTDTAVTFAPANKVGEASGVYKMASSLGNAFGVAISATVYSAITAISSVEVAASSGIIVNVIFAILSLISIIMLVPREAGEHEDDPINTSNVHPAGVKH, encoded by the coding sequence ATGGATACAGCTTACAAAGGCACCAACAAAATGATTATTGGTATCGTGTTTGGGGTTATTACATTTTGGCTATTTGCTCAGTCAATGGTTAATATTGTACCTGCAGTCCAATCTGATTTAGGTGTTTCATTAAGTACCATTAACGTAGCAATTAGTTTGACCGCTTTATTCTCTGGAATGTTTATTGTAGTGGCTGGTGGTTTAGCGGACCGAATTGGACGAAAAAAAATTACGTATGCTGGTTTAATTCTTAGTATTATTGGATCTTTATTACTTGTTTTAGCAAATGGTTCTATACTTTTAATTTTAGGACGTATTTTCCAGGGATTATCAGCAGCGGCAATTATGCCTGCAACGATAGCTTTAGTAAAGGAATATTTTGAAGGTGAAGATCGTCAACGTGCACTTAGCTATTGGTCAATAGGTTCCTGGGGCGGTTCCGGTTTCTGTTCCTTCTTTGGTGGTGCAATCGCTACATCAATGGGATGGAAATGGATCTTTATCTTCTCGATTGTATTCGCCCTTTTGGCAATGTGGCTGATTAAAGATACACCTGAAAGCAAGGCGGAAACAACAGGTTCATTTAAATTTGATTTTGGTGGTTTAGGAATATTTATTGTTACAATGCTTGCTTTAAATGTATTTATTACACAAGGTGCAAGCTTTGGTTGGACAAGTTTCCTAACGATAGCACTTGCGGCAATTACCGTTATTGGTGTTATTGCATTTATCAAGTATGAAGCGAAACGTGATAATGCATTAATTGATTTTAAGATGTTTAAAAGCAAAGCATATACAGGTGCAACAATTTCTAACTTTTTATTAAATGCGGTAGCTGGTACATTAGTGGTTGCAAACACCTACGTACAGGTAGGCAGAGGGTTTTCGGCGTTTCAATCAGGTATGCTTTCAATTGGTTACCTTGTAGCGGTTCTTGGTATGATCCGAGTCGGTGAAAAAATTATGCAAAAGACTGGTGCAAGAAAGCCGATGGTTTGGGGAACATTTTTAACATTAATTGGTGTAGGTGTGATGGGACTTACCTTCTTGCCTGATTTAATGTATACAATTGTTGTATTCATTGGATTTATTCTTTTTGGATTAGGGTTAGGAATGTATGCAACACCATCAACAGATACAGCTGTAACCTTTGCTCCAGCAAATAAAGTGGGAGAAGCTTCCGGAGTTTATAAAATGGCAAGCTCTCTCGGTAATGCATTCGGAGTAGCGATTTCAGCAACAGTATATAGTGCAATCACAGCAATAAGCAGTGTAGAGGTAGCAGCATCTTCTGGGATTATCGTGAATGTAATCTTTGCGATATTGTCCTTGATTTCAATTATTATGTTAGTACCTAGAGAAGCAGGGGAACATGAAGATGATCCTATAAACACATCAAATGTTCACCCGGCCGGGGTAAAACATTAA
- a CDS encoding helix-turn-helix domain-containing protein — translation MDNQLTDFIIKLQQIEFLAPKMNQGIGVIFVLHGELTVETNSRFYKLKEKDVLVINRNQVYQAKGSKGNHILLLQISDRFMQQHYEAYSNSRFECFSGDTDMEKEAVISRIRKLLAELMIAYFRRAESYRIEIQSHVSQILLILIRRFKQKGQLQESIDTGDQRIREIIHYMEENYHQKITLDGVADKFYLSSSYLSRYFKEKVGSGFNRYLMNIRLEHAVKELLYTSDSISYIAMNNGFPNVKSFVHYFKEAYKQTPKLYRKENQETGMDTLKTYDIKDAVEIIQSSAIIGELGMLLTDSDAAYSSIETVSEELRLDIRQTIPSKISRPIHNLAIGELSELLKEGVRLQVLMAKREIGLDNIAVRNLIGGSTFIPPVETDEIIATTSPYYNADFVLNFLRKHDLGLFIRIDYAEISRDEENYIRELQDFIKHCLNVYGASYIEKWYFMFYEPSATAVRVSELERVYLKLYRSLKALVPKVRVGAFLPFSYKDEKTYRNHTWLVEKKVPLDFYGYEANQNEIIDFEELGDDRFTLAEGYIKEKTVKLKTYLRKHGKNQPISLISWNTLSGNTRFTNGTFFRGALVLKNALDLADEVDSIGFWINTEQHEKSGRDRKIRMEGLELFHFFSGKRPAYFAMQFFDRLNGEIIARGSEYIMTKNDRGYQLVLMNINNVNPHFTIEETFLKKLNKEVRVTISGMEPGEYQIRKRVFDKDFGALYTKWWDLNSKYGMDEEVINYINETSKPSLELFDQIIDGDWTMYAYMSLNAIHFFDIRRAF, via the coding sequence ATGGATAATCAGCTAACGGACTTTATCATAAAATTACAGCAAATTGAATTTTTAGCTCCAAAAATGAATCAAGGAATTGGAGTTATTTTTGTGCTCCATGGCGAGCTGACCGTTGAAACAAATAGTCGGTTTTATAAATTGAAGGAAAAAGACGTACTTGTTATTAATCGAAATCAGGTATATCAAGCCAAAGGGAGTAAGGGAAATCATATTCTGTTACTGCAAATTTCCGATCGGTTTATGCAGCAGCATTACGAAGCCTATTCAAATAGCCGGTTTGAATGTTTCTCTGGTGATACAGATATGGAAAAGGAAGCTGTGATTAGCCGAATTCGTAAGCTATTAGCTGAATTAATGATTGCCTATTTTCGAAGGGCGGAGAGCTATCGGATTGAAATACAATCCCATGTCAGCCAAATCCTGCTTATTCTTATCCGACGTTTTAAGCAAAAGGGACAGCTCCAGGAATCGATTGACACTGGAGATCAACGAATCAGAGAAATTATTCATTATATGGAAGAAAATTATCATCAAAAAATTACATTAGATGGTGTTGCAGACAAGTTCTACTTATCGTCTAGTTATTTATCCCGTTATTTCAAAGAGAAGGTTGGAAGTGGATTTAACCGCTACTTGATGAACATTCGTCTGGAGCATGCAGTAAAGGAATTATTGTATACATCCGATTCGATTTCTTATATTGCGATGAATAATGGCTTTCCCAATGTAAAGTCATTTGTGCATTATTTCAAAGAAGCTTATAAACAGACACCGAAATTATACCGGAAGGAAAATCAGGAAACTGGTATGGATACGCTGAAAACGTATGATATCAAGGATGCAGTTGAAATCATCCAGTCATCAGCGATTATTGGTGAATTGGGAATGCTGCTCACGGATAGTGATGCAGCATACAGCAGCATTGAAACAGTGTCAGAAGAATTAAGGCTTGATATACGTCAGACTATCCCATCTAAGATTAGCCGTCCAATACATAATCTTGCCATTGGTGAGCTTAGTGAACTATTGAAGGAAGGGGTTAGGCTGCAAGTTTTAATGGCAAAAAGGGAAATTGGCCTGGATAATATTGCAGTACGCAATTTAATTGGTGGTTCTACATTTATCCCGCCAGTAGAGACGGATGAAATTATCGCGACTACTTCGCCATATTACAATGCTGATTTTGTATTGAACTTTTTACGAAAGCATGATTTAGGACTGTTTATTCGAATTGATTATGCTGAAATTTCCAGAGATGAAGAGAATTACATAAGGGAACTGCAAGATTTCATAAAGCATTGCTTGAATGTATATGGGGCTTCATATATTGAGAAATGGTACTTTATGTTTTATGAGCCATCTGCAACAGCTGTCCGTGTCAGTGAGCTTGAGCGTGTTTATTTGAAATTATATCGTTCACTTAAAGCGCTAGTTCCAAAAGTCAGAGTAGGAGCCTTTCTGCCATTTTCTTATAAGGATGAAAAAACGTACAGGAATCATACATGGTTAGTGGAGAAAAAAGTGCCACTCGATTTCTATGGCTATGAAGCAAATCAAAATGAAATAATCGATTTTGAAGAGCTGGGAGATGATCGATTTACGCTGGCGGAAGGGTATATAAAGGAAAAAACAGTTAAACTAAAAACGTATTTAAGAAAGCATGGGAAGAATCAGCCGATTAGCTTAATTAGCTGGAACACCCTTTCAGGGAATACAAGATTTACAAATGGAACTTTTTTTCGAGGTGCACTAGTGTTAAAAAATGCCTTGGACTTAGCTGATGAGGTAGATTCAATTGGTTTTTGGATTAATACAGAGCAGCATGAGAAATCGGGTCGTGACAGGAAAATTAGGATGGAAGGTCTGGAGCTTTTTCACTTTTTCAGCGGCAAACGTCCTGCGTATTTTGCGATGCAGTTTTTTGACAGATTAAATGGTGAAATTATTGCACGCGGGTCAGAGTATATTATGACGAAAAACGATCGTGGCTATCAGCTCGTATTAATGAATATTAATAATGTAAATCCGCATTTTACAATCGAGGAAACATTCCTGAAAAAATTAAATAAGGAAGTGAGAGTAACGATTTCTGGTATGGAACCCGGCGAATATCAAATTCGCAAGCGGGTTTTTGATAAAGATTTTGGGGCGCTCTATACAAAATGGTGGGATTTAAACAGTAAATATGGAATGGACGAAGAGGTTATTAATTATATAAATGAAACGAGTAAACCATCACTTGAATTATTTGATCAGATAATTGATGGTGATTGGACGATGTATGCATACATGTCATTAAATGCAATTCATTTCTTTGATATACGCAGAGCTTTTTAA
- a CDS encoding MarR family transcriptional regulator → MSENLSLKAYVVLMKAYKSIEERIKKDISSHGMRTSDFAILEALYHKGKQTIRQISEAVLINTGSITYVIDKLENKELLERSNCKDDRRVVYIQLTEQGRQLMENIFPKHQKVIEDLFDGISEEEKKTIIHVLKTVGKKSEEQ, encoded by the coding sequence GTGAGTGAAAACCTATCATTAAAAGCTTATGTCGTATTAATGAAGGCATATAAATCGATTGAAGAAAGAATTAAGAAGGATATTAGCAGTCATGGGATGCGTACTTCTGATTTTGCTATTTTAGAAGCATTATACCACAAAGGCAAACAAACGATACGTCAAATTTCGGAAGCCGTTCTTATTAATACTGGGTCCATTACCTATGTTATCGATAAGCTTGAAAACAAAGAGCTGCTCGAACGCAGTAATTGCAAGGATGATCGTCGTGTTGTTTATATACAACTGACAGAACAGGGACGGCAGCTGATGGAAAATATTTTTCCAAAGCATCAAAAAGTAATCGAGGATTTATTTGATGGTATTTCCGAAGAAGAGAAAAAGACAATCATTCACGTCCTTAAAACAGTCGGCAAAAAAAGCGAAGAACAATAA
- a CDS encoding flavin reductase family protein produces MLSFDPQNNSERDNYKLLTGTIIPRPIAFVTSLAKDGTINAAPFSYFNVVSSNPPMLSVSVQRKNGQIKDTARHIQEIKQFVVHIVDEDNVEEINKTAASLPKAESELDLTNLTLIDSEMINVPGIKEAKVRFECILERALELGDGESINTDLLIGKIVRFHVDEHIYEAGRINHDKLKAVSRLAGSNYAKTGALFSLERPK; encoded by the coding sequence TTGCTTTCTTTTGATCCACAAAACAATTCAGAGCGAGATAATTATAAATTATTAACCGGAACCATCATTCCACGACCAATTGCATTTGTAACAAGCTTAGCAAAGGATGGGACAATTAACGCCGCTCCATTCAGTTATTTTAACGTTGTTTCGTCTAATCCGCCAATGCTTTCTGTCTCCGTTCAGAGAAAAAATGGACAGATAAAGGATACCGCGCGGCATATCCAGGAGATAAAACAATTTGTCGTCCACATTGTCGATGAAGACAACGTCGAAGAGATAAATAAAACAGCTGCATCACTTCCAAAAGCAGAAAGCGAATTAGACCTTACGAACCTCACGCTTATTGATAGCGAAATGATTAATGTACCAGGAATCAAAGAGGCTAAGGTTCGATTTGAATGTATCCTAGAACGAGCACTTGAGTTAGGCGATGGTGAATCAATTAATACCGACCTTTTAATCGGTAAAATCGTTCGATTTCATGTGGATGAGCATATTTATGAAGCGGGAAGAATTAATCACGATAAATTAAAAGCTGTAAGTCGTTTAGCAGGAAGTAATTACGCCAAAACCGGAGCATTATTTTCTCTAGAACGGCCGAAATAG
- a CDS encoding alpha/beta hydrolase codes for MKHIFKKGSNPSKPTLLLLHGTGGTEQDLLPLAEIIDKEANVLSVRGNVLENGMPRFFRRLAEGVFDEEDLIFRTTELNKFLDEAAAKYEFDRNHIVAIGYSNGANIAASLMFHYQDALKAAILHHPMVPRRGIDLPDLSGKQVFIAAGTNDPICPSQESEELYSLLDAASADVKLHWENHGHQLTMNEVKAAASWYGN; via the coding sequence ATGAAACATATTTTCAAAAAAGGAAGTAATCCTTCCAAACCGACCTTATTATTACTGCATGGAACTGGGGGAACGGAACAGGATTTGCTTCCGCTTGCTGAAATTATCGATAAAGAAGCCAATGTATTGAGTGTACGCGGAAATGTTCTTGAAAACGGAATGCCCCGCTTTTTCAGAAGACTTGCTGAAGGTGTTTTCGATGAAGAGGATCTTATTTTCCGTACGACAGAGCTAAATAAATTTTTAGATGAAGCGGCAGCGAAATATGAATTTGATCGCAATCATATTGTAGCGATTGGCTATTCAAATGGAGCAAACATTGCAGCAAGCTTAATGTTCCATTACCAAGATGCTTTAAAAGCAGCGATTTTACATCATCCAATGGTTCCAAGAAGAGGCATCGACTTACCTGATCTTTCTGGTAAACAGGTGTTTATCGCCGCGGGAACAAATGACCCAATTTGCCCTTCACAAGAATCGGAAGAGCTCTATTCGTTATTAGACGCTGCCAGTGCCGATGTGAAATTGCATTGGGAAAATCACGGACATCAGCTAACAATGAACGAAGTAAAAGCAGCAGCCAGCTGGTATGGCAATTAA
- a CDS encoding VOC family protein → MEKKFFEAPTIHIGSVDINVRDLENSLLFYKGVLGFQVLEQTDRKAVLTADGKNALITINQPKDVIPKQQRTTGLYHFAILLPSRADLAAFLKHFIGTGLADRLGFGAADHVVSEALYFSDPDGNGIEIAHDRPASDWSWTAGQVTMRTDPLDGDGILSELKEEWKGMPADTVMGHIHLHVDDLEKAREFYIDGLGFDIVTNYPGALFTSHNGYHHHVAVNVWSGVGAPRPAVNSIGLNWYTLVFPDDSNLKETINQLENVGATITKEMNDYITEDPSGNKIKLIVRS, encoded by the coding sequence ATGGAGAAGAAATTTTTTGAAGCACCAACGATTCATATTGGTAGTGTTGATATAAATGTACGTGACCTTGAAAATTCTCTTTTATTTTATAAAGGTGTCCTTGGTTTTCAAGTGCTGGAGCAGACAGATCGTAAAGCTGTCTTAACGGCAGACGGAAAAAATGCTTTGATCACAATCAACCAGCCTAAGGATGTGATTCCGAAGCAGCAAAGAACAACAGGCTTATATCATTTTGCCATCCTGCTTCCAAGTCGTGCGGATTTGGCTGCATTTCTAAAGCATTTTATTGGCACAGGTTTAGCAGACCGACTAGGCTTTGGTGCGGCTGACCATGTTGTTAGTGAGGCGTTGTATTTTTCAGATCCGGATGGAAATGGTATAGAAATCGCACATGATCGACCAGCTTCAGACTGGAGCTGGACAGCTGGACAGGTTACGATGCGAACAGATCCGCTGGATGGAGATGGAATTTTATCGGAGCTTAAGGAAGAATGGAAGGGAATGCCTGCAGATACTGTAATGGGGCATATTCACCTGCATGTTGATGATTTAGAGAAAGCAAGGGAATTTTATATTGATGGATTAGGATTTGATATAGTTACCAACTATCCTGGTGCGCTTTTCACATCACATAATGGCTATCATCACCATGTTGCAGTAAATGTATGGAGTGGGGTAGGAGCCCCTAGACCAGCTGTGAACAGTATTGGACTTAATTGGTATACGCTTGTTTTCCCAGATGACTCTAACCTGAAAGAAACAATTAATCAATTAGAGAACGTAGGTGCTACTATAACAAAAGAAATGAACGATTATATAACGGAAGATCCATCAGGTAATAAAATTAAATTAATCGTTCGATCGTGA
- a CDS encoding ATP-binding cassette domain-containing protein encodes MQLEAKNVGFRYGNGNWLFRGVNFTINPGEIVGIVGPSGQGKTTFARILAGFEKPIEGDVILGRLPLQKKGYHPVQLVFQHPEKAINPRWKMKKSLREGWEPEQALLDAFGIEKEWLMRWPNELSGGELQRFCVVRALGPKTRFLIADEMTTMLDAITQAQIWHAVLEIAKKRNMGVIVISHEEKLIERLCDRVITLSTSDE; translated from the coding sequence ATGCAACTTGAGGCGAAGAATGTAGGATTTCGATATGGAAATGGGAATTGGCTATTTCGCGGTGTGAATTTCACGATAAATCCCGGCGAGATTGTAGGGATCGTCGGGCCAAGCGGGCAAGGAAAAACCACCTTTGCTCGTATATTAGCAGGATTTGAGAAGCCGATTGAAGGGGATGTTATCCTTGGTCGCTTGCCATTACAGAAAAAAGGATATCATCCAGTACAGCTCGTGTTCCAGCATCCGGAAAAAGCAATAAATCCGCGCTGGAAAATGAAAAAAAGTCTGCGCGAAGGCTGGGAGCCAGAACAGGCTTTACTAGATGCATTCGGTATTGAAAAGGAATGGCTGATGCGATGGCCGAATGAACTGTCCGGTGGAGAACTGCAGCGTTTTTGTGTAGTACGTGCATTAGGGCCGAAAACACGCTTTCTGATTGCTGATGAGATGACAACGATGCTGGATGCAATTACCCAAGCACAAATCTGGCATGCTGTTTTAGAAATAGCGAAGAAACGAAATATGGGTGTTATTGTTATCAGCCATGAAGAAAAGCTGATTGAAAGACTTTGTGATCGGGTGATTACGTTAAGTACAAGTGATGAATAA
- a CDS encoding ABC transporter ATP-binding protein, translated as MSILEVKNLSVSFKQYTTGMKQKNLQVISDLNVSLEAGKILAVVGASGSGKSLLAHAILGVLPSNARISGSMLYEGEELTHARKIALRGKEIALVPQSVNYLDPLMKVGKQVRTAARTGNPEEAQKKVFERYQLKPEVAGMYPFQLSGGMARRTLLATAIVSGAKVIIADEPTPGLDPAVMKEALGNFRELADSGCAVMLITHDIDSALTIADEIAVFYAGTTVEIASVDDFTGKGEALRHPYSKALWRALPQNDFIPIKGSQPHASALPSGCLFEPRCPWATAACGKDRPEMRELRGGTVRCIHAT; from the coding sequence ATGTCTATTCTCGAAGTAAAAAATTTATCCGTTTCGTTCAAACAATATACAACTGGAATGAAACAAAAGAATCTCCAGGTTATTTCCGATCTGAATGTTTCACTAGAAGCGGGAAAAATCCTTGCCGTTGTCGGCGCGAGTGGTTCAGGGAAAAGCCTGCTTGCGCATGCGATATTAGGTGTGCTTCCAAGCAATGCAAGAATCAGTGGATCGATGTTATATGAAGGCGAAGAGCTGACACATGCTCGGAAAATCGCATTAAGAGGGAAAGAGATTGCACTTGTTCCACAATCGGTTAACTATTTGGATCCACTTATGAAGGTAGGAAAGCAGGTGCGTACTGCTGCAAGAACTGGAAATCCAGAAGAAGCACAAAAGAAGGTGTTCGAACGTTATCAATTAAAACCTGAGGTGGCTGGAATGTATCCATTTCAGCTCTCCGGTGGAATGGCGAGGCGAACATTATTAGCCACTGCTATAGTCAGCGGTGCCAAGGTCATTATTGCGGATGAGCCAACCCCTGGACTTGATCCTGCTGTAATGAAAGAAGCGCTTGGGAATTTTCGGGAATTAGCAGATAGTGGCTGTGCTGTTATGCTGATTACTCATGATATTGATTCGGCTTTAACCATTGCAGATGAAATTGCAGTCTTTTATGCCGGTACAACGGTTGAGATTGCTTCTGTTGATGACTTTACTGGAAAAGGAGAAGCATTACGGCATCCATACAGTAAAGCATTATGGCGAGCATTACCCCAAAATGATTTCATTCCGATTAAAGGCTCGCAGCCACATGCAAGTGCCTTGCCTTCAGGGTGTTTATTCGAACCGCGCTGTCCGTGGGCAACGGCTGCCTGCGGAAAGGACCGTCCAGAGATGAGAGAATTAAGAGGTGGGACGGTGAGGTGTATCCATGCAACTTGA
- a CDS encoding ABC transporter permease has protein sequence MLSTPERKNRQPLLNQRRRMLIIIVIAFLFLISVVLGGLFMDEGRIVTNLNERNAPPSLDHLFGTDWLGRDMFSRTIMGLSLSIGVGLLGAAGSALIALVLGVAAASLGKIADRIISWIIDLFLSVPHLVTLILIVFTLGGGFKGIVVGLMLTHWPSLARVVRAEVLQVRSAEYVQMSKQMGRPRWWIALHHILPHITPQILIGFMLLFPHVILHEAAVTFLGLGLSPHEPAIGIILSESMKYLSSGMWWLAFFPGLCLLIVVRTFDQIGEYLRMMLDPTRAQE, from the coding sequence ATGCTTTCTACTCCAGAAAGAAAAAATAGACAACCACTCCTTAATCAAAGGAGACGGATGCTTATTATAATTGTGATTGCATTTCTATTTTTGATTAGTGTTGTTTTAGGTGGACTATTTATGGATGAAGGAAGGATAGTGACTAATCTGAATGAGCGAAATGCTCCTCCATCACTTGACCATTTATTTGGCACTGATTGGCTGGGAAGAGATATGTTTAGTCGGACAATTATGGGGCTTTCACTCAGTATCGGGGTTGGTTTATTAGGTGCGGCAGGCAGTGCGCTGATTGCCCTTGTCCTGGGTGTAGCTGCAGCATCGCTTGGGAAAATAGCGGATCGCATAATTTCTTGGATCATTGATCTTTTCTTGAGTGTGCCGCATTTAGTCACACTGATATTAATTGTCTTTACATTAGGTGGAGGCTTTAAGGGGATTGTAGTTGGATTGATGCTGACACATTGGCCAAGCCTTGCCCGGGTTGTTCGGGCGGAGGTGCTTCAGGTTCGTTCAGCAGAATACGTTCAAATGTCGAAACAGATGGGAAGACCGCGTTGGTGGATCGCATTGCATCATATTTTACCGCATATAACCCCACAAATTTTAATTGGTTTTATGCTGCTATTTCCACACGTTATTTTGCATGAAGCAGCTGTTACATTTTTAGGGTTAGGCCTTTCCCCGCATGAGCCAGCAATCGGAATTATTTTGTCCGAATCGATGAAGTACTTATCATCTGGAATGTGGTGGCTTGCTTTCTTCCCAGGGCTTTGTTTGTTAATTGTTGTAAGGACGTTTGACCAAATTGGAGAATATTTAAGAATGATGCTCGATCCGACAAGAGCCCAAGAGTAA